The Alphaproteobacteria bacterium genome contains a region encoding:
- a CDS encoding GNAT family N-acetyltransferase — MAILVTQIDARTRRPHLRPPRENYADRLYALFNNWEVMRGLSSPPWPYTLDDARAFVRSRANGDGGAIGGAITLDGELIGIADVIVKPASMVQRERGYSLGYWLGEPYWGNGFMTEAVGALLTHVFATIPEDTIYSGAFAGNAASLRIQEKLGFACDGEAMFFSNPHRKDVLHVNTSLTRAGFAASSAGQATG, encoded by the coding sequence TCGATGCGCGCACGCGCCGGCCTCACCTGCGGCCGCCGCGCGAGAATTATGCCGATCGCCTCTATGCTCTGTTCAACAATTGGGAGGTGATGCGCGGGCTTTCGTCGCCGCCGTGGCCATACACGCTCGACGATGCTCGCGCCTTTGTGCGCTCCCGAGCGAACGGTGATGGCGGCGCAATCGGGGGCGCGATCACACTCGACGGCGAACTGATCGGTATCGCCGATGTCATCGTCAAGCCGGCGAGCATGGTCCAGCGCGAGCGCGGCTACTCGCTCGGCTACTGGCTCGGCGAACCCTATTGGGGCAATGGTTTCATGACCGAAGCGGTGGGCGCGCTTCTTACCCACGTTTTTGCGACAATTCCCGAGGACACGATCTACAGCGGCGCCTTTGCGGGGAATGCCGCATCCTTGCGCATTCAGGAGAAGCTCGGCTTTGCGTGCGATGGAGAGGCCATGTTCTTCTCGAACCCGCATCGGAAAGATGTGTTGCACGTCAATACGAGCCTGACCCGTGCGGGCTTCGCAGCGTCCAGCGCCGGTCAGGCAACCGGCTGA